A portion of the Sphaerochaeta pleomorpha str. Grapes genome contains these proteins:
- the recN gene encoding DNA repair protein RecN has product MLERLEIHHYALIEDVTINLCEGFTVITGETGAGKSIILGALSLLLGEKTDVQSIRSGCESATVSASFFLGAAVSPSLSTLLAERDLDLDEGTLVLSRTIKSNGRSTISIQGRVMTRSDLASISEELIDISAQRDHQSLLSPSHQRDVLDAFGSCLLDKIEYQKQFAICGDLQNEIEKLSLAIQNSSRESEFLKFAVDEITKADPKPGEDERISEQVKTIGAFEQIHDALALAGELLHGTENGPSVLGSLHQAAAQLALAARGDVSIDPFRIRMETASIECEDIFESIRDYLAGMSYSEQQLDELQARQALLQRLKKKYGHSIENMLAFKEECQSKLMQSENGEELLNDLEKKLAREKQLLLQKASLLSQNRKKGALRLQKEIEQTLRSLGMPQATFLIEVRPVSPNPSGSDDISFMICANPGLDSRSIREVASGGELSRVMLALKTVLSLHDSVGTLIFDEVDAGIGGSVAVSVAKQLKKLSESHQVIAITHLASIASQADTQLVVSKRVESGMSFTNIVSVENEERVGEIARMLSGDAESQVSLVHAKELLGGH; this is encoded by the coding sequence ATGCTTGAACGGCTTGAGATTCACCATTATGCCTTGATAGAGGATGTAACCATCAATCTCTGTGAAGGATTTACTGTCATTACCGGTGAAACCGGTGCCGGAAAATCGATTATCCTCGGGGCCCTCTCCCTCTTGCTGGGGGAGAAGACAGACGTGCAATCGATCAGAAGTGGATGTGAGAGTGCCACAGTAAGCGCCAGTTTCTTTCTGGGTGCTGCTGTTTCCCCTTCGCTTTCCACCCTGCTCGCTGAAAGAGACTTGGACCTTGACGAAGGGACGCTGGTATTGAGCCGGACCATCAAGAGCAATGGCCGTTCGACTATTTCCATCCAAGGGCGGGTCATGACCCGTTCCGACTTGGCCTCGATCAGTGAAGAGTTGATAGATATCAGCGCCCAGAGAGACCACCAGAGCCTTTTGTCCCCTTCGCATCAGAGGGATGTTCTTGACGCCTTCGGTTCCTGTCTCCTAGATAAAATTGAATATCAGAAACAATTTGCAATATGCGGGGACCTGCAGAACGAAATTGAAAAGCTTTCATTGGCTATCCAAAATTCCTCACGGGAATCGGAGTTCCTTAAATTTGCCGTTGACGAGATAACGAAGGCTGACCCGAAACCAGGGGAAGACGAACGGATCTCCGAACAAGTAAAGACCATAGGGGCTTTTGAGCAAATCCACGATGCCCTTGCCCTTGCAGGTGAGTTGCTCCATGGCACTGAGAATGGTCCAAGTGTGCTTGGGTCGCTACACCAGGCGGCAGCTCAGCTTGCCCTTGCCGCCCGGGGAGATGTCTCGATTGACCCGTTTCGTATCAGGATGGAGACTGCTAGCATAGAATGCGAGGATATTTTTGAAAGTATCCGTGATTACCTTGCCGGGATGTCCTACTCTGAGCAGCAACTTGATGAGTTGCAGGCACGTCAGGCCCTTCTGCAGCGGCTGAAGAAGAAATATGGCCATTCCATAGAAAATATGCTTGCTTTCAAGGAGGAATGCCAATCGAAACTCATGCAGAGTGAGAATGGCGAAGAATTGCTAAATGACCTTGAGAAAAAGCTTGCCAGGGAAAAACAGTTGCTTCTGCAAAAAGCCTCTTTGTTGTCCCAGAACCGAAAGAAAGGAGCCTTGCGACTCCAAAAAGAGATTGAACAGACCCTTCGTTCCCTTGGGATGCCCCAGGCAACCTTCTTGATTGAAGTCAGGCCAGTTTCCCCTAATCCCAGCGGATCCGATGACATTTCCTTCATGATCTGTGCGAACCCCGGTCTCGATAGCAGAAGTATACGCGAGGTTGCGAGCGGAGGGGAGCTCTCCCGTGTGATGCTGGCACTCAAGACTGTACTTTCGTTGCACGATAGTGTGGGAACCTTGATCTTTGATGAAGTCGATGCAGGAATCGGGGGGAGTGTAGCCGTGTCGGTTGCAAAACAGCTGAAGAAACTCAGTGAAAGCCACCAGGTGATTGCCATTACCCACCTTGCTTCGATTGCCTCGCAGGCCGATACCCAGCTCGTAGTTTCCAAGCGTGTGGAGAGCGGGATGAGTTTTACCAACATTGTGTCAGTAGAAAATGAGGAAAGGGTTGGCGAAATTGCCAGGATGCTCAGTGGCGATGCCGAAAGCCAGGTAAGCCTCGTACATGCCAAAGAGCTCTTGGGGGGACATTGA
- a CDS encoding NAD(+)/NADH kinase has translation MEKRIVRKVLIIANWRKEVAHTLSGEIQQYLSHRGIDSTVFKTNAENTELSVEKGIDLVICLGGDGTVLYCARYLQDLGIPILAINLGTFGYITEISVNEWQESIDHYLAGLNSISRRLMIRVVVLRDGEKVFTGHGLNEMVVSSSGISKVVNLGLSIGQTDAGFFRADGMIIATPTGSTGYSLAAGGPILDVDLSSLIVTPICPFTLSNRPLVISGETKVTVHVLKKQRTGLMLSVDGQQNFELCEEDSVIVEKSRSKALLVTSERRNYIEVIRDKLNWSGGGFHA, from the coding sequence ATGGAAAAAAGAATAGTCCGAAAGGTTCTGATAATTGCCAACTGGAGAAAAGAAGTCGCCCATACGTTGTCTGGTGAAATCCAGCAATACCTGAGTCACCGGGGAATCGATTCCACTGTGTTCAAGACCAATGCTGAAAACACTGAATTATCTGTCGAAAAAGGCATTGATTTGGTAATCTGTCTCGGTGGTGATGGCACTGTTTTGTACTGTGCAAGATACCTGCAGGATCTGGGAATCCCGATACTTGCGATAAACCTCGGTACCTTTGGCTATATCACTGAGATATCGGTAAACGAATGGCAGGAATCGATCGACCATTACCTGGCAGGGCTTAATAGTATAAGCCGTCGCCTAATGATTAGGGTCGTAGTGCTTCGTGACGGAGAAAAGGTGTTTACCGGCCATGGCCTGAATGAAATGGTAGTCTCTTCCTCAGGAATCAGTAAAGTAGTCAACCTGGGGCTTTCCATAGGACAGACCGATGCAGGGTTTTTTCGTGCCGATGGCATGATTATCGCAACTCCGACCGGTTCGACCGGATATAGTCTTGCTGCCGGGGGACCCATTTTGGATGTCGACCTCTCGAGCCTGATCGTAACCCCCATCTGTCCGTTTACCCTATCGAACAGGCCTCTGGTCATCAGCGGGGAGACTAAGGTAACGGTTCATGTACTGAAAAAGCAACGAACCGGACTGATGCTGTCTGTCGATGGCCAACAGAATTTCGAGCTTTGTGAGGAAGATAGCGTAATCGTAGAGAAATCAAGGAGCAAAGCTCTTCTTGTTACAAGCGAAAGACGTAACTATATAGAAGTAATCCGTGATAAACTCAACTGGTCTGGAGGAGGCTTCCATGCTTGA
- a CDS encoding DegT/DnrJ/EryC1/StrS family aminotransferase — protein sequence MALIRFYKPTLRRKDMDAVLQTMVDEKIGPGERKNEFLKQFCNLIGVKHGIVLRSYVDALTSALKLCSVKEGSVVGLSVLSPSIYAYALESLGSRFILGDIDANTGCLSLDEAKRMAQEGVEVLLLHEPMCQIPYLCDFKGLGMRVIEDISQSLGSQYGEEMAGQYGDIVVCSFEEDGIVSTGGGAAIAFFSEQYLTPLKNLYRQVRPFEEMPDMNAALGTMQIATVNDHLAKRREIYALLRKSLLKTPHKPFGIGNIDFEPNGYGFCVVLDSKAEDAIKFANKYQVPAEKTFSECVGGKLSDRYDLYPNAIAPLLRALSFPTYPFLKQGDIEMLMKVVSHLP from the coding sequence GTGGCACTGATCCGATTCTATAAACCAACGCTACGCCGAAAAGACATGGATGCTGTTTTGCAGACTATGGTTGATGAAAAAATCGGGCCAGGCGAACGGAAAAACGAATTTCTCAAACAATTCTGTAATCTCATCGGCGTAAAACATGGCATAGTCCTCAGAAGCTATGTCGATGCCCTGACTTCGGCCTTGAAACTCTGTTCGGTAAAAGAAGGAAGTGTCGTCGGTCTGAGTGTCCTTTCCCCATCGATATATGCCTACGCTCTGGAAAGCCTTGGTTCCCGATTTATCCTTGGGGATATTGATGCAAATACCGGTTGCCTTTCCCTTGATGAAGCAAAAAGAATGGCGCAAGAGGGTGTCGAGGTCCTGTTGCTGCATGAGCCAATGTGTCAGATTCCCTACCTCTGCGACTTTAAAGGCCTGGGAATGCGGGTAATCGAAGACATAAGCCAAAGCCTTGGAAGTCAGTATGGTGAAGAAATGGCAGGGCAGTATGGCGATATCGTTGTCTGCTCCTTTGAAGAAGATGGTATCGTCTCTACCGGGGGCGGGGCTGCAATTGCCTTTTTTTCGGAGCAATACCTGACACCGCTAAAAAATCTATACAGACAGGTCCGCCCGTTTGAAGAGATGCCGGATATGAACGCAGCTTTGGGAACCATGCAGATAGCTACAGTCAATGATCACCTCGCCAAACGAAGGGAAATCTATGCTCTTTTGAGAAAGTCCCTTCTCAAGACACCGCATAAACCGTTTGGAATTGGAAATATCGATTTTGAGCCGAACGGGTATGGGTTTTGTGTTGTACTGGACTCGAAAGCCGAAGATGCAATAAAATTTGCCAACAAATATCAGGTGCCTGCTGAAAAAACCTTTTCGGAATGCGTCGGAGGCAAGCTTTCAGACAGGTATGACCTCTATCCCAATGCAATAGCACCCTTGCTCCGCGCTCTGTCGTTCCCTACGTATCCTTTCTTGAAGCAGGGCGATATTGAAATGCTGATGAAAGTTGTTTCCCACCTTCCGTAA